Proteins encoded together in one Planctopirus ephydatiae window:
- a CDS encoding STAS domain-containing protein: MADIRVTHEAQVTVISFPAVFQRLRETEVEQIASTFLAAMQGAQPRKVLIDLEGVEFFGSSFIELLVRGWKRIKEDQQGVFALCSVSPYCVEVLQVTHIDEVWPRYNTKQEALLAMAS; encoded by the coding sequence ATGGCCGACATCCGAGTCACTCACGAAGCGCAGGTGACCGTGATTTCGTTTCCAGCAGTCTTTCAAAGATTGCGTGAAACCGAAGTTGAACAGATTGCCTCCACATTTCTCGCTGCCATGCAAGGGGCGCAGCCGAGGAAAGTTCTCATTGATCTTGAGGGTGTGGAGTTCTTCGGCTCTTCGTTTATCGAATTGCTGGTTCGCGGCTGGAAGAGAATTAAGGAAGATCAGCAAGGGGTCTTCGCCCTGTGCAGTGTCTCACCTTATTGCGTGGAAGTGCTCCAGGTGACTCACATTGATGAAGTCTGGCCACGCTACAACACGAAGCAGGAAGCGCTTTTAGCTATGGCTTCCTGA
- the sufB gene encoding Fe-S cluster assembly protein SufB — MATDLSSSTSDDLGIGEYQYGFHDSTDNYTFKSRKGLDREIVEQISEMKKEPAWMRDFRLEAYDIFLSKPMPTWGGDLSHLNFQDIHYYMKASDRQEQSWDDVPDDIRKTYDRLGIPEAEKKYLAGVKAQYESEVVYGSLQEDLAKKGVVFTDTDSAIRDYPELVREHFGTVIPSFDNKFAALNSAVWSGGSFIYVPKGVEIEFPLQAYFRINSENMGQFERTLIIVDEGASVHYVEGCTAPTYSSESLHSAVVEIIVKRNARCRYTTIQNWSNNVYNLVTKRAMAYGNSLMEWVDGNLGSQLTMKYPAIYLMEPGARGETLSIAFAGKGQHQDAGAKMVHCAPNTSSRIVSKSISKAGGRASYRGLVKVEPHATNCKSNVVCDALILDADSRSDTYPYIEIEQEHVAIEHEASVSKIAEEQLLYLMSRGLTEAEASAMIVTGFIEPLVKELPMEYAVEMNRLIELQMEGSVG; from the coding sequence ATGGCCACAGACCTCAGCAGCTCCACCAGTGATGATCTGGGGATCGGTGAATATCAGTACGGTTTTCACGACTCAACCGATAATTATACGTTCAAAAGCCGCAAAGGGCTGGATCGTGAAATCGTCGAGCAGATTTCGGAAATGAAGAAAGAGCCGGCATGGATGCGTGACTTCCGTCTGGAAGCCTACGACATTTTTCTGTCCAAGCCGATGCCGACCTGGGGTGGGGATCTCTCACATCTCAACTTCCAGGACATTCATTATTACATGAAGGCATCTGACCGCCAGGAACAGTCATGGGATGACGTTCCCGACGACATCCGCAAGACCTACGATCGACTGGGTATTCCTGAAGCCGAGAAAAAGTATCTCGCTGGGGTGAAGGCTCAGTACGAATCGGAAGTGGTGTACGGCAGCCTGCAGGAAGATCTGGCCAAGAAGGGTGTCGTCTTCACCGATACTGACTCGGCCATTCGGGATTATCCTGAACTGGTGCGGGAACACTTTGGCACGGTCATTCCGTCATTCGACAATAAGTTTGCTGCTCTCAACTCAGCGGTGTGGTCGGGTGGCTCGTTTATCTACGTTCCCAAAGGCGTTGAAATCGAGTTTCCACTCCAGGCGTATTTCCGCATTAACTCAGAGAACATGGGTCAGTTCGAGCGGACGCTGATCATTGTGGATGAAGGAGCCTCCGTCCATTATGTCGAAGGCTGTACGGCTCCCACTTACAGCAGCGAAAGCCTGCACTCCGCTGTTGTCGAAATTATCGTCAAACGTAATGCCCGTTGCCGGTACACGACGATTCAGAACTGGTCGAATAACGTCTATAACCTGGTGACCAAGCGGGCCATGGCCTATGGCAATTCACTCATGGAGTGGGTGGATGGCAATCTGGGTTCTCAACTGACAATGAAGTACCCTGCGATCTACCTGATGGAACCAGGTGCTCGTGGCGAGACACTTTCGATTGCCTTCGCCGGCAAGGGTCAGCATCAGGATGCTGGTGCCAAGATGGTGCACTGTGCACCGAATACTTCGAGCCGGATTGTTTCCAAGAGCATTTCGAAGGCGGGTGGTCGAGCCAGTTATCGCGGGCTTGTCAAAGTGGAACCACACGCCACGAATTGCAAATCGAACGTCGTGTGTGATGCCCTGATTCTCGATGCGGACAGCCGCAGTGATACCTATCCATATATTGAAATCGAGCAGGAGCATGTGGCAATCGAGCACGAAGCTTCGGTTTCGAAGATTGCTGAAGAGCAACTGCTCTATCTGATGAGCCGCGGCCTGACGGAAGCCGAAGCCTCGGCCATGATTGTCACCGGGTTTATTGAGCCTCTGGTCAAAGAGTTGCCCATGGAGTATGCCGTCGAAATGAATCGACTGATCGAGTTGCAGATGGAAGGCAGCGTCGGCTGA
- a CDS encoding sugar phosphate isomerase/epimerase family protein, giving the protein MDTQHLWSQIQQPPVAQPIPQGLGSFSSPGEREFPRLALSQLTVMRMPFEEAVLNYRSEGFRSIGLWRPRLADFGEDRAAILLQDAGMSVSSLSFAGGFTGSHGYRYNEAIHDGFDALKQAEIVGAETVVLVAGGLNGHITKHARRNVVDGIRTLSERAEQLGVQLALRPMRKTFHHTWSFLNTCDETIGILDQIQCPNVGLAIDLYHCGLESDWKKSLRTIAPHTSLVFVNDLPCPNSTEYEMCLPGDGILPVRAILEEFVIGGFEGKFEVHVWSEKLWELPSRHLFANVRESLARVWPAAWGNWARQFRNDPPA; this is encoded by the coding sequence GTGGATACTCAGCATCTCTGGTCACAGATACAACAGCCACCTGTGGCACAACCCATCCCTCAGGGATTGGGGTCGTTCTCTTCTCCGGGAGAACGGGAATTTCCTCGACTGGCATTGAGTCAGTTAACGGTGATGCGCATGCCTTTCGAGGAAGCGGTGTTGAACTACCGCTCCGAGGGCTTCAGGTCGATCGGGTTGTGGCGTCCAAGGCTGGCTGATTTTGGTGAGGATCGAGCGGCCATCCTGCTACAGGATGCAGGGATGTCCGTCTCTTCACTGAGCTTTGCCGGTGGTTTTACGGGCTCGCATGGCTATCGATATAACGAAGCGATCCATGATGGATTCGATGCGTTAAAGCAGGCCGAGATCGTTGGTGCGGAAACCGTCGTTCTCGTGGCGGGTGGCCTTAATGGACATATCACGAAGCATGCCCGGCGAAATGTGGTAGATGGCATTCGCACCCTTTCGGAACGTGCCGAGCAACTGGGAGTGCAACTGGCTTTGCGGCCCATGCGCAAAACGTTCCACCATACCTGGTCGTTTCTCAACACCTGTGATGAAACGATCGGCATCCTCGATCAGATTCAGTGCCCGAATGTGGGACTGGCGATTGATCTGTATCATTGCGGCCTCGAATCTGACTGGAAGAAATCGCTCAGGACGATCGCGCCGCATACCTCGCTGGTCTTTGTGAATGATCTTCCATGTCCAAATTCGACCGAATACGAGATGTGTCTGCCGGGTGATGGCATTCTCCCCGTTCGGGCGATTCTGGAAGAATTTGTGATTGGTGGGTTCGAAGGCAAGTTTGAAGTACACGTCTGGTCAGAGAAGCTGTGGGAACTTCCCTCCCGCCATTTGTTTGCCAACGTGCGGGAATCGCTGGCCCGAGTCTGGCCGGCTGCCTGGGGAAATTGGGCCCGCCAATTCCGTAATGATCCCCCTGCGTAA
- a CDS encoding PTS sugar transporter subunit IIA yields the protein MSRDWYSLDELARHLGRDRREIEKLVNRGRIPGRKVAGDWQFHPTEITHWLEQEMREYTDRELAIIEQSHRTVEHATASPIAVLLSRETIQVPLEARTKRSVLESMLEVAGRTWQIWQPAVLLAAIQERESVLSTAFDMGVAIPHPRNPVPDALGQSLIAMGRTPSGIPFGAPNRGLTDIFFLVLCRDSRTHLHVLARLGRLLQKPGFVDELRLAPDSDTSYDLICRADAELTAG from the coding sequence ATGTCGCGCGACTGGTACAGCCTCGATGAACTGGCTCGACATCTGGGCCGAGACCGCCGCGAGATTGAAAAACTCGTGAATCGCGGGCGAATTCCGGGTCGTAAAGTGGCTGGAGATTGGCAGTTCCACCCGACGGAAATCACGCATTGGCTCGAACAGGAGATGCGGGAATACACCGACCGGGAACTGGCCATTATCGAGCAGAGCCATCGGACGGTTGAACATGCCACCGCTTCACCTATTGCGGTCCTTTTGAGCCGTGAGACAATTCAGGTTCCATTAGAAGCACGCACGAAGCGATCTGTGCTGGAATCGATGTTGGAAGTTGCCGGCAGGACATGGCAGATCTGGCAACCTGCTGTACTGCTCGCGGCCATTCAGGAGCGGGAATCGGTGCTATCGACGGCTTTTGATATGGGTGTGGCAATTCCTCATCCGCGAAACCCCGTCCCAGATGCCTTGGGGCAATCTTTGATCGCCATGGGACGTACTCCCTCGGGAATTCCGTTTGGAGCACCGAATCGCGGCCTGACGGATATCTTCTTTCTGGTACTCTGCCGGGATTCTCGGACTCATCTGCATGTTCTCGCTCGTCTGGGTCGTTTATTGCAGAAGCCTGGGTTTGTCGACGAATTGCGTCTCGCTCCGGATAGTGACACCAGCTACGACCTGATCTGCCGAGCCGATGCAGAACTGACGGCTGGATAG
- a CDS encoding zinc-dependent metalloprotease — MRRTWWLGALLIVASAVVGDWATSSCQAQEAAPDKFALATKGAKKVEGLWTVYFKDQQVLVEFKPAQLQQEYLMLSSLARGVSGVGNGFLSSGMSWGDDVIWTFRKVGEKVHLLKKNVRFKAKPGSPEATAVQLAYSDSIMYALPVVAESASGILVDMTRVFLSDDEQIGRNFGGSFVMDRSTINKVKGFPKNMEIAVNAVYSSSMSIDTVPDPRGVQVGVHYSISQLPSTGYKPRKADDRVGYFLTATKDFSDNADPQHFVRYITRWDLQKADPSARLSPPKDPIIFYMEKTIPINLRPVVRAGIEEWNKAFEKVGFANAIEVRQQRDDDDWDPEDVRYNTFRWITADAGFAIGPSRVNPLTGQILDADILFDAGFLRSWARDYNLFATPSDKANGLFDLQAKTEPTVTMPGNDRLCQLTTGMQRQMGVAAAALFARGDMTKDGKLPEEYIEQALKEVVMHEVGHTLGLRHNFKASAWKSLADIEDASKANEATVASVMDYCPVSIALPGKPQGAYYTKTIGPYDYWAIEFGYKPISGDEPAELKKIASRSAEPGLDYSTDEDTRPSDADPYSNRFDMGNDISAFAKRQMTLVNELLPKVVEKIAVEGDGYQNVRLAFNHLLGEYWETANFAARLPGGLQVARDHKGDANARAPFRVMDAKQQRAATQLLAEMAFAAPKLDPNVVNFLATNKWSHWGTTTPSRQDLALHQLVETQQLKLLSQLMSSLTLSRIQDNERKVGADDDAYTLAEHMDLIVVPVFSELNDPAAGDYTARKPLVDSYRRNLQRAIIKALGSMATRPTGAPDDARVLARTHLNAIKAKIEASQKKDGVKLDPYTAAHLADLKSKIELVEKAQLSISSVD; from the coding sequence ATGCGAAGAACGTGGTGGCTTGGGGCCTTACTCATTGTTGCCTCGGCAGTTGTGGGGGACTGGGCCACATCCTCCTGCCAGGCCCAGGAAGCTGCACCCGACAAGTTTGCTCTGGCAACAAAAGGTGCCAAAAAGGTCGAAGGTCTCTGGACCGTTTATTTCAAAGATCAGCAGGTGCTGGTGGAGTTCAAACCTGCTCAACTGCAGCAGGAGTACCTTATGCTCTCTTCGCTGGCACGCGGTGTCAGCGGTGTGGGTAATGGCTTCCTCTCCAGCGGCATGAGCTGGGGTGATGATGTCATCTGGACATTCCGCAAGGTGGGCGAAAAAGTTCATCTGCTGAAGAAGAATGTCCGCTTCAAAGCCAAACCCGGCAGCCCCGAAGCAACAGCCGTCCAACTCGCTTACAGCGACAGCATCATGTATGCCCTCCCCGTGGTCGCAGAATCTGCAAGTGGCATTCTCGTCGACATGACGCGCGTTTTCCTGAGCGATGACGAACAGATTGGCCGCAATTTTGGTGGCAGCTTTGTGATGGATCGATCCACCATCAACAAGGTCAAAGGCTTCCCCAAGAACATGGAAATCGCCGTCAATGCGGTTTATTCCAGCTCGATGTCCATCGACACCGTCCCCGACCCCCGCGGTGTGCAGGTGGGCGTGCATTACAGCATCAGCCAGCTTCCATCAACGGGTTACAAGCCCCGCAAAGCTGACGATCGAGTGGGTTACTTCCTGACAGCCACCAAAGACTTCTCCGACAACGCCGATCCTCAGCACTTTGTGCGCTACATTACCCGTTGGGATCTGCAGAAGGCTGATCCTTCCGCCCGACTCTCGCCTCCTAAAGATCCCATCATTTTCTACATGGAAAAGACCATTCCAATCAATCTGCGGCCTGTCGTTCGTGCCGGGATTGAAGAGTGGAACAAAGCCTTCGAGAAAGTCGGTTTTGCCAACGCCATCGAAGTTCGCCAGCAGCGTGACGACGACGACTGGGATCCGGAAGACGTGCGTTACAACACATTCCGCTGGATTACCGCTGATGCCGGCTTTGCGATTGGACCATCACGTGTGAATCCACTCACCGGCCAGATTCTCGATGCCGACATCCTCTTCGATGCCGGGTTCCTCAGGTCGTGGGCACGGGATTACAACCTGTTCGCTACTCCCAGCGATAAAGCCAACGGATTGTTCGATCTTCAGGCCAAAACCGAACCAACTGTAACCATGCCAGGCAATGACCGTCTGTGTCAGTTGACCACAGGGATGCAGCGGCAAATGGGTGTGGCGGCAGCCGCTCTCTTCGCACGCGGCGACATGACGAAAGACGGCAAACTTCCCGAAGAATACATCGAGCAGGCACTCAAGGAAGTCGTCATGCACGAAGTGGGCCATACACTCGGCTTAAGGCATAACTTCAAAGCCAGTGCGTGGAAATCACTCGCGGATATTGAAGACGCCTCCAAAGCCAACGAAGCCACTGTCGCTTCGGTGATGGATTACTGCCCAGTGAGTATTGCCCTGCCCGGCAAACCACAAGGTGCATACTACACCAAGACAATCGGGCCATACGATTACTGGGCGATCGAATTTGGCTATAAACCGATCAGTGGCGACGAACCGGCCGAGTTGAAGAAGATCGCCAGCCGCTCCGCTGAACCTGGTCTTGATTACTCGACCGATGAAGATACCCGCCCCAGCGATGCAGACCCCTATTCGAATCGCTTCGATATGGGGAATGATATTTCGGCCTTTGCCAAACGTCAGATGACTCTCGTCAATGAACTGCTGCCAAAGGTCGTGGAAAAGATCGCTGTCGAAGGAGATGGCTATCAGAACGTCCGGCTCGCGTTCAACCACCTGCTGGGCGAATACTGGGAGACGGCCAACTTTGCTGCTCGTCTGCCGGGTGGTTTGCAGGTCGCTCGCGATCATAAGGGCGATGCCAATGCCCGTGCACCGTTCCGTGTCATGGATGCCAAACAACAGCGGGCCGCCACTCAGCTTCTGGCTGAAATGGCCTTCGCTGCACCCAAGCTCGACCCTAATGTGGTCAACTTCCTCGCAACCAATAAGTGGTCGCACTGGGGAACCACGACGCCGTCACGGCAGGATCTGGCATTGCATCAGCTCGTCGAAACACAGCAACTCAAGCTGCTCAGCCAGCTGATGTCATCGCTCACACTCTCGCGCATTCAAGACAATGAGCGCAAGGTGGGTGCTGATGATGATGCCTACACACTCGCCGAGCATATGGATCTGATCGTTGTGCCGGTCTTCAGCGAACTGAACGATCCAGCCGCTGGCGACTATACGGCTCGTAAGCCACTGGTTGACAGCTACCGCCGCAACCTGCAGCGGGCTATCATCAAGGCACTCGGCTCAATGGCCACCCGACCTACGGGTGCACCGGATGATGCCCGCGTCCTGGCTCGCACTCACCTCAATGCGATCAAGGCCAAGATCGAAGCATCCCAGAAGAAGGACGGCGTCAAACTCGATCCTTACACGGCTGCACACCTGGCCGACCTCAAATCGAAAATCGAACTGGTCGAGAAAGCCCAACTCTCCATCAGTTCCGTCGACTAA
- a CDS encoding iron-sulfur cluster assembly protein: MGFERVASVAELPDGGRLSIEVDETPALLIRLGEFFYAIEDLCTHDGQPLTDGPLVGQEIKCPRHGARFDLTTGKAMCMPATRGVRTFAVEIRHDEIFVSDEPATAPAKATVTEPVASEKLAPVAASEETAAQTALAEAAAQDEYLTALREVIDPELMVNIVDLGLIYGVTALDGGQVEVEMTLTSPACPAGPQIVHQARMALERLESVETATIKLTMSPPWTPDRMTDEARDHLGIF, encoded by the coding sequence ATGGGGTTTGAACGAGTTGCCAGTGTTGCGGAACTTCCAGACGGCGGCCGGCTTTCAATTGAAGTGGATGAAACCCCTGCCCTGCTCATCCGGCTGGGCGAGTTCTTTTACGCCATTGAAGATCTTTGCACGCATGACGGGCAGCCATTAACCGATGGGCCGCTGGTGGGCCAGGAAATCAAGTGCCCACGCCATGGAGCACGTTTTGATTTAACCACCGGCAAAGCGATGTGCATGCCCGCCACGCGAGGTGTGCGAACGTTTGCAGTCGAAATACGCCATGACGAGATTTTTGTTTCTGATGAACCAGCGACAGCACCAGCCAAAGCCACGGTGACTGAGCCCGTTGCCAGCGAAAAGTTGGCTCCCGTTGCGGCTTCGGAAGAGACGGCTGCTCAGACCGCACTGGCGGAAGCGGCTGCACAGGATGAGTATCTGACAGCGCTCCGCGAAGTGATCGATCCGGAACTGATGGTGAACATCGTGGATCTGGGTTTGATTTATGGAGTGACGGCACTCGATGGTGGTCAGGTCGAAGTGGAAATGACTTTAACGAGTCCTGCCTGCCCCGCCGGGCCACAGATTGTGCATCAGGCACGCATGGCACTGGAACGACTGGAATCGGTGGAAACAGCGACCATCAAGCTGACGATGTCGCCCCCATGGACACCTGACAGGATGACCGATGAAGCTCGTGATCATCTGGGGATTTTCTAA
- the sufD gene encoding Fe-S cluster assembly protein SufD — MSTAIASGSAAGFSQEVFEQFLSSRNEPAWVSELRREAFAKYSEFLEQPLDPEEWKRIDLRALKPSQFHLVTTQAAAEANAASGLEANSDPAIGTLLADRAEFAGRVIHVDGQSVISELSEELAARGVVFGSLTQLIQTHGELLKPYLMQKAVKHDQDRMSAWHAAFWTGGTVLYVPRNVRVEAPLYGLVALAKDKAADFSHTLVILEDGAEATLLEETTSLHATHAGLHVGGVELLLGQEARLRYVQLQNWNHRTWHLATQAGHVEKDGFLQWTVGGLGSRLAHTHQDVSLDGRGAVAQVNGVTFAINRQVISYYTQQTHRAPDTRSDLLYKDVLRDESRVIWRGMIDVEKGAPRTDGYQRNDSLLLSTTARADAIPGLEIETDDVRCTHGATVGEVDQDQILYCMCRGLSRHEAMHMIVEGFFQQVYDRIPVPAVQETLSQAVERKLGLGRDT; from the coding sequence ATGTCGACTGCCATCGCTTCCGGTTCTGCTGCCGGCTTCTCTCAGGAAGTTTTTGAGCAATTTCTCTCCAGCCGCAATGAGCCGGCCTGGGTGAGTGAACTTCGCCGCGAGGCTTTTGCCAAGTACTCCGAATTCCTCGAGCAACCACTCGATCCTGAGGAATGGAAGCGGATTGACTTGCGGGCGCTGAAGCCTTCGCAATTTCATCTAGTCACGACTCAAGCTGCGGCAGAAGCAAATGCCGCCAGTGGACTGGAAGCCAATTCCGATCCGGCCATTGGCACTTTGCTGGCTGATCGGGCAGAGTTTGCCGGGCGTGTGATTCATGTGGATGGTCAATCAGTGATTTCTGAGCTTTCGGAAGAACTGGCAGCCCGCGGCGTAGTGTTTGGCAGTCTGACCCAGTTGATTCAAACACATGGCGAACTGCTGAAACCTTACCTGATGCAGAAGGCAGTCAAGCATGATCAGGACCGGATGAGTGCCTGGCATGCTGCTTTCTGGACAGGTGGAACTGTGCTGTATGTTCCGCGAAATGTCAGAGTGGAAGCTCCTCTCTATGGACTGGTGGCGCTGGCGAAGGATAAAGCGGCGGATTTCAGCCACACACTGGTGATTCTCGAAGATGGTGCTGAAGCGACCCTCCTGGAAGAAACGACATCTTTGCATGCGACGCATGCCGGGCTGCATGTGGGCGGGGTGGAACTGCTCCTGGGACAGGAGGCACGTTTGCGATATGTGCAGCTTCAGAACTGGAATCATCGGACCTGGCATCTGGCGACACAGGCCGGACATGTGGAAAAAGATGGCTTCCTGCAGTGGACAGTGGGGGGATTGGGAAGCCGCCTGGCACATACTCATCAGGATGTTTCGCTGGATGGACGCGGCGCGGTGGCTCAAGTGAATGGAGTGACGTTTGCGATCAATCGTCAGGTCATTTCGTACTACACTCAGCAGACACACCGGGCACCGGATACACGCAGCGATCTTTTGTATAAAGACGTGCTGCGGGATGAATCGCGAGTGATCTGGCGCGGGATGATCGATGTCGAAAAAGGGGCACCCCGGACGGACGGTTATCAGCGAAATGACAGTCTGCTGCTTTCGACAACAGCCCGTGCGGATGCCATTCCCGGCCTCGAAATCGAGACGGATGATGTCCGTTGCACACACGGTGCGACAGTGGGTGAAGTGGATCAGGATCAGATTTTGTACTGCATGTGCCGAGGCCTTTCGCGTCACGAAGCCATGCACATGATTGTGGAAGGTTTCTTCCAGCAGGTTTATGACCGCATTCCAGTTCCTGCGGTGCAGGAGACATTGAGCCAGGCGGTCGAGCGCAAGCTGGGATTGGGAAGAGATACCTAG
- a CDS encoding PIG-L family deacetylase, with amino-acid sequence MSRDILTSNHDELDVIAVGAHPDDVEIGCGGTLAAFVQRGYRVGIVDLTDGEPTPLSSGRESRLEESRLAAETLGIHMRHNLLITNRTLFDGFGQRVALARIFRKYRPRIVLGIAGKTPMASPDHWQAAQITDAAVFYSRLSKWDDEFGDLPVHTISKQFWYSLSLSSLDSLSGPNSFVMDISATLPQKIASVRAYESQFPPTKDRVFRLIEGTSRCAGASCGFEAGEVLFSVTTLGVSDPIEAFLPSRQKSAPSTSEKSQ; translated from the coding sequence ATGTCGCGCGATATTTTGACATCGAATCACGATGAACTGGATGTGATTGCCGTCGGTGCTCATCCGGATGATGTGGAGATTGGCTGCGGTGGAACTCTCGCCGCCTTCGTACAACGCGGCTATCGCGTGGGTATTGTCGATTTGACCGATGGTGAGCCGACACCATTGAGCTCTGGCCGTGAAAGCCGATTGGAAGAATCCCGTCTTGCTGCCGAGACATTGGGGATTCACATGCGTCACAACCTCCTGATCACGAACCGGACGTTATTTGACGGTTTTGGGCAGCGAGTGGCTTTGGCAAGAATCTTTCGTAAGTATCGTCCGCGAATTGTGCTGGGGATTGCAGGCAAGACACCAATGGCTTCGCCCGATCACTGGCAGGCGGCTCAGATTACCGATGCCGCTGTTTTTTACAGCCGACTTTCCAAGTGGGATGACGAGTTTGGCGACTTACCCGTCCACACGATTTCAAAACAATTCTGGTATTCGCTGAGCCTGAGTTCGCTGGATTCCCTGAGTGGGCCGAACTCCTTCGTAATGGACATTTCGGCCACTCTACCCCAGAAGATCGCCTCGGTGCGGGCCTACGAGTCACAGTTTCCGCCCACGAAAGATCGCGTCTTCCGTCTGATCGAAGGAACTTCGCGATGTGCCGGGGCCAGTTGCGGATTTGAAGCGGGTGAAGTTCTTTTTTCTGTGACCACTCTCGGCGTGAGCGACCCGATAGAGGCCTTTTTGCCATCACGCCAGAAATCGGCACCCAGCACGAGCGAAAAAAGTCAGTAA
- a CDS encoding DUF3500 domain-containing protein — MNPIEHPVGKASLINDCCQNPIEQKPAAPSRRVFVKTAALASAATMLAHSSSSLLRAEEKSAAAPTSENLVKTLFQSLTPEQREEVCYDWDYKDDRGVLRTHVSNNWQISDANIGSKLFTKDQQEMIEAMFWGLYHPDWHDRIRKQLKDDAGGYGKHQSIAIFGDPEKGPFELVMTGRHLTIRCDGDTTPHACFGGPIFYGHAAEAFNEEPSHKGNVFWPQALKANSLYTMLDGKQREQALAPQAPPEAQVNFGSQKAPVGLLVAEMSKDQQAFAADILATLVEPYRQIDRDEVMKCLAAQGGLDQCRLTFYRSNDLGSDGVWDNWRIEGPAFVWHYRGAPHVHVWVNIADTSNYAITTRG, encoded by the coding sequence ATGAACCCCATTGAACACCCCGTCGGGAAGGCATCGTTAATCAACGATTGCTGCCAGAACCCTATTGAACAAAAGCCTGCGGCACCTTCGCGAAGAGTTTTTGTCAAGACAGCGGCTCTGGCCTCGGCAGCCACAATGCTCGCCCACTCGAGTTCGTCTCTGCTCAGGGCCGAGGAAAAATCGGCTGCCGCTCCGACTTCTGAAAACCTGGTCAAAACGCTCTTTCAATCGCTGACTCCTGAACAGAGGGAAGAGGTTTGTTACGACTGGGATTACAAAGACGATCGAGGGGTTCTGCGAACGCATGTTTCAAACAACTGGCAGATCTCGGATGCGAACATCGGGAGCAAGCTCTTTACAAAAGATCAGCAGGAGATGATCGAAGCGATGTTCTGGGGTTTGTATCACCCGGACTGGCATGACCGCATTCGAAAGCAGTTGAAGGATGATGCGGGTGGATATGGGAAACATCAGTCGATTGCGATTTTTGGTGATCCTGAAAAAGGGCCTTTTGAACTGGTGATGACAGGTCGGCATCTCACCATTCGCTGCGATGGAGACACCACGCCTCATGCCTGCTTTGGCGGGCCGATTTTCTATGGTCATGCAGCCGAAGCGTTCAATGAAGAACCCAGCCACAAAGGGAATGTCTTCTGGCCTCAGGCACTAAAGGCTAACAGCCTGTACACAATGCTCGATGGCAAACAGCGCGAGCAGGCTTTGGCGCCACAGGCACCGCCAGAAGCGCAGGTGAATTTTGGGAGCCAGAAAGCCCCGGTCGGTCTGCTGGTTGCTGAAATGTCGAAGGATCAACAGGCATTTGCGGCTGACATCCTGGCAACTTTAGTGGAGCCTTATCGTCAGATTGATCGCGATGAAGTGATGAAGTGTCTGGCGGCACAGGGCGGGTTGGATCAGTGCCGACTGACGTTCTATCGATCGAACGATCTGGGAAGTGATGGCGTGTGGGATAACTGGCGTATCGAAGGGCCGGCTTTTGTGTGGCATTATCGAGGTGCACCACATGTGCATGTCTGGGTGAATATTGCCGACACTTCCAACTATGCCATCACCACGCGGGGGTAG
- a CDS encoding PP2C family protein-serine/threonine phosphatase — translation MKFRVGSTSIKGNFRDNNEDSLFVDAQNRFFLVADGMGGQSAGERASALAMEVIPKKIASQIQFSSSTSEHVVKVIEDAIALANSEIMALGELDSKLHNMGTTVTFAVIVNDVMFAGGVGDSRTYLLRKHDFRQLTTDHSLTQALVDAGTLTPEEALTHRYRNVLYRYLGAKDGSQGSGAKPYPLQAGDRILLCSDGATGGIPDPKLQQLLASGDDPQKIAEIIVKAAEDGGSKDNITVIVVLVDA, via the coding sequence ATGAAGTTTCGAGTCGGTTCCACAAGTATTAAGGGCAACTTTCGTGATAACAACGAAGACTCGCTCTTTGTGGATGCTCAGAATCGATTCTTTCTCGTCGCTGATGGCATGGGTGGGCAATCGGCTGGTGAGCGTGCCAGTGCTCTGGCGATGGAAGTGATCCCCAAAAAAATTGCCAGCCAGATTCAGTTTTCGAGCTCGACAAGCGAGCATGTGGTCAAAGTGATCGAAGACGCCATTGCGCTGGCTAACAGCGAAATCATGGCTCTTGGAGAACTCGATTCCAAACTGCACAACATGGGGACCACGGTCACTTTTGCCGTCATCGTCAATGATGTGATGTTCGCCGGCGGTGTGGGAGACAGCCGCACATACCTGTTGCGAAAGCATGATTTTCGGCAACTGACAACCGATCATTCACTCACCCAGGCTCTGGTGGACGCGGGCACTTTAACTCCTGAAGAAGCACTCACCCATCGGTATCGCAATGTGCTCTATCGGTATCTGGGGGCCAAAGATGGTTCGCAGGGAAGCGGTGCCAAGCCTTATCCACTTCAGGCAGGCGATCGTATTCTGCTCTGTTCGGATGGAGCCACGGGGGGAATTCCAGATCCTAAGCTTCAGCAACTCCTGGCCAGTGGTGACGATCCCCAAAAGATCGCCGAGATCATCGTCAAAGCTGCGGAAGATGGTGGGTCGAAGGACAATATTACGGTGATTGTGGTCCTCGTCGACGCCTGA